The Nostoc sp. 'Lobaria pulmonaria (5183) cyanobiont' DNA window GGAAGCCGTTTGATCTGATCGAAAATATACAGGTCAACATAGTTACTGATAAAAATGTTGTCATACTCATTATTTTCTGAGTAAAACCCATAGACGAGAAGCAGACTGCTCGATGCCGTTTCAACAGTGACACCTGTTCGTTGAACTGTATCTGGCAGTTGAGGATCGGCAAGTGCTTGTTTATTTTGAACGTTTACTTGAGCAATATCGCTATTGACATTAGTTGGAAAGGAGACAGTTATATTGCTAAAACCATCATTCCCCGTATTAGAAGATATATAAGATACATCTTTAACACCATTAATTTGTCGCTCAATAATGTTGGTGACAGTGCTTTCTGTTGTTTGAGCATCCGCACCAATATTGTTGGAGCTAACGGTGATTTGCACCGGAGCGAGGTCTGGTAGCTGAGAAATCGGCAGGATCGGAATACAGATGCTTCCCAGCAGCAAGATGATAAACGTGCAGACCGTCGTCAAGACTGGACGTCTGATGAAGGTATTGACAAACATAAATCAAGGAATAAAGGAAAAGTTTCAGACTGATTAGGAACGTAGTAGCTTTTTATTAATATAAGAATTTATTAAGGTTTAGTGTTGGCGATCGCGCAAGATTAGGGATTGGAGATTGGGTACAAGAGGCAGAGGGGAAAAATTTACTGCAATCTTTTCCTCGGTCACTGAGCGTAGCCGAAGTGCTGCTCCTCTGCTCCCCTGCTCCCTTGCTAGGAGAAGTCACGGTTGGGTCTAATCAACTGAAAAATGCGGTAATGAATCTAAATTTCTAATTATCTTTGCCATTCTCCTGAAAATTTAAGAACTGCTCGTCATTGACCCAAATTGCTTGTTGAGGCACAGAGATGGAAATTCCGGCTTCATCTAGGGCAACTTTCAGGCGGCGGCGAAGTTCCCGTGCGACATCCCATTGTTTGAGGGGCTGTGTTTTAATCCAGACACGAATAACCAAACCGCGATCGCCAAATTGATCTATTCCCAAAACTTGCGGCGGTTCCAAAATTTGACTCTGCCATTGCATTTCTTGATTCATCTTATCGGCAATAGTTGCAATCAACTTCAAAGCCTCTTCTGTATCGGCTTGGTAGGCGATGGGAATTGTTAAATCGGCTCGTGACCAACGACTAGAAAGATTGGCAACAACTTTAATTTCACCATTGGGAATCGTGATCAAGCGTCCTTCAGAATCCCGCAGTTGGGTCATCCGCAGATTCAGATTTTCTACTAAGCCTCCTACGTCTCCCACATTAATCACATCGCCTAAAGCATACTGGTCTTCTAAAATGATCAAGAAACCGTTAATCGCATCTTTAATTAAGTTTTGCGACGCCAAAGACAATGCAACACCAACTAAACTCGCACCCGCTAGCAAGGGAACGATATCTATCCCCAAAGATACCAGCGCTAGCAAGAAGCCCACTCCTATCCAGATAGCAGTAGTGATACTTTTAGTTACACCAGAAAATGTGGAAACTCGCAGTTGCAACCGTGCAGAACTTTCTGGGGTGAGGAAAGCACCACTGCTAATCAAAGTGGAGGCGAAGCGGTCAATTAGGGCGTAGGTCAAACGAATTGCTACATAGGTTGCTAGACATACGACACCTAATCGCAAAGGAAATTGGGCAGCTATGAGAATTGCTACCTGAAAACCTCGTGTATAGGGAAATAGACCCAAAATAAAGAAGCTTCCACCTCCCCAAATTCCGGCTTGACCGAGCTGAAACAATCGTCTCTTGGCTTCTTGGAGATGTTGCTGTTGTCGTTGATTAAGTTGTGTTGTAATTGCTTGATCTGCTGGTTTTGGGTAGTTGAAGAGTTGCCTTTGCGGTTGGGAGGCAATGGAGTGTTCTAAATCCTTTTGGGAACGTCGCTGCCAGCCATATAGCCCCAAACTGATAATCACCATTGCCACTCCGGTACCAGCAGCAATTTTACCTTGGTCGATTAGAGATGGAGTTTGTCTTTCTTGCTTTGCTTGTTGCAAGTCTTCTTCTAACGATTCTTTGACTTGATTTGCCGATGTCGATACATCTACCTGTCGCAGTGCAGCATCTTCAGAAGTAACGGTCATCAGATATTGGCCGTTGACATAAATTACTGGTAATCCGTTGACTTGGCGAATTTCTACCTTGACTGGTGTTTTTGCTGGTGATTGAAAGTAATTCTGGCCAATTTTATCCAACTTCTTTTGAATATCTTCTGAACGCTCAGGAAAGTTGGTTTTTGTTGCCGCTATTTGAAATAACCGACGACCATCTAAATAAATCCAGCCCGAAACAACTCTGTTATCGGAATCATTACTCACACTGCTGGGAGCTTGCAGTTGCGGTAAAAAAGGAATCTGGGCTGTGGCTTTTGGCACAGATATAACGCCTATGGCCATTGAACTAGCGATCGCCAAAAATTGAAAACGCACTCAAACACCTCCTTAAATCAAATCTACTAGTGACTACTTCTATAA harbors:
- a CDS encoding mechanosensitive ion channel family protein; its protein translation is MRFQFLAIASSMAIGVISVPKATAQIPFLPQLQAPSSVSNDSDNRVVSGWIYLDGRRLFQIAATKTNFPERSEDIQKKLDKIGQNYFQSPAKTPVKVEIRQVNGLPVIYVNGQYLMTVTSEDAALRQVDVSTSANQVKESLEEDLQQAKQERQTPSLIDQGKIAAGTGVAMVIISLGLYGWQRRSQKDLEHSIASQPQRQLFNYPKPADQAITTQLNQRQQQHLQEAKRRLFQLGQAGIWGGGSFFILGLFPYTRGFQVAILIAAQFPLRLGVVCLATYVAIRLTYALIDRFASTLISSGAFLTPESSARLQLRVSTFSGVTKSITTAIWIGVGFLLALVSLGIDIVPLLAGASLVGVALSLASQNLIKDAINGFLIILEDQYALGDVINVGDVGGLVENLNLRMTQLRDSEGRLITIPNGEIKVVANLSSRWSRADLTIPIAYQADTEEALKLIATIADKMNQEMQWQSQILEPPQVLGIDQFGDRGLVIRVWIKTQPLKQWDVARELRRRLKVALDEAGISISVPQQAIWVNDEQFLNFQENGKDN